Proteins encoded together in one Temnothorax longispinosus isolate EJ_2023e chromosome 5, Tlon_JGU_v1, whole genome shotgun sequence window:
- the Mbc gene encoding dedicator of cytokinesis protein 1 isoform X9 codes for MTMTWKRIEEHSGIAIHNFAHPIPYAICLTVGEVVQITAECADWYYGRSKFKGTWGIFPKSYIHILQKSANTDNLVQEITNVLREWGHHWKHLYVTHSEHFETMQQQILDAIGYRSKILSGTLTVDELKDMKRLATAKIGTGNQLLGLDMVVRDEHGNILNPLETSTIQLYYHHETAAERIRKACNDTKKKPYKPQVPVYSHIFFVSVRNFVCKMAEDVELLLTLYDGREMKAITENYVVSWSKEGLARDIDQLHNLRVLFTDLGSRDLMRDKVYLACYVIRIGGMEAKEPDHRRSSVTQANQTKSKGAESMRRPFGVAAMDITLFITGKLEGDVEQHHFIPFIQCCEKDSLDGTLRRIIAQKETNIQKHVNGNIANVTGGQGLWTSLKLLRGDPKQVRDENPHLVLGNVAIARKMGFPEVILPGDVRNDLYLTLISGEFSKGSKSTDKNVEVTVKVCNEHGIAIPGVMTLGGGASPIDEYRSVIYYHEDKPRWCETFKIAIPIEEFKQAHLKFTFKHRSSNEAKDKSEKPFALSYVRLMQRNGTTLQDIQHELLVYKLEQKKYDESDISYFKLPSTRGELAELNMEKKPSLGSLTLSSKDSFLIATNICSTKLTQNVDLLGLLNWASHNTDLKESLAALMKVDGEEIVKFLQDVLDALFNILMSNSDSDVYDDMVFECLLYIIGLVSDRKYQHFQPVLDLYISESFSATLAYKKLIAVLRKRIDNVNNGDGQERDLLLKTMKSLQYCMRFIVESRLLFTELNQDEEEFSQTLTDLLRSIVNLMSHETDGTLLVQGACLKYLPTTIPHLLRVYSGKQLSTILTDLLVTLPTGRLTKQKMMTVNDIVHSPLFLNVDCRAILLPRITILVRDLLESKEEGLSSTPGKSVAKVARLLGENRHRLNQHRGYSEEVELCVKILSDILELTFRKDVGSTVSDVKEIMLTALRTIIQTVISMDRENPLVGNLVSVMLAIFRQMTQLHYEVYINHFGTKIDLLDFLMEILLVFKDLVSRSVFPGDWCEMIMLQNNIILNSLRYFSATIRDYFFTEFEHQAWSNFFHCAIAFLTQPALQLETFTSTKRNRIIKRYKDMRRATVFEIRSMWFNLGQHKILFVPSLVGAILEMALIPDTELRKATIPIFFDMMQCEYYSSRIVEGYGDTKRDPAHIKANFMEYENEMIAKLDILVEGGRGDEQFRTLWTDVMGSLCEKHSTMREQGLRFVDTIARLMERLLQYRDIIHAESQEHRMLCTVNLLEFYSEINRKEMYIRYVNKLCELHLECDNYTEAAYSLKLHSQLLAWSDQPLSPLLISHRYPLCQTHRELKEALYNDIIDYFDKGRMWECALAVCKELVSQYEEETFDYLQLSVLLRRMAKFYDCIIKQLRPEPEYFRVAYYGRGHPAFLQNKVFVYRGKEYERLSDFCTRTLNQLPNAEQMNKLSPPTTEMLESYHQYVQINKVEPLMDEKRHRLSGKPVTAEAVLRCVLYHRVNDVQRFRFSRPAPRKEIIPTNSDKEKEINTSTNNSNEFASLWLERTVLVTSYPLPGILRWFPVTSSETYLVSPLRNAIETMEATNTALRDLIIANRSDPSLPLNPLSMKLNGILDPAVMGGIDNYEKAFLNAEYRDSHPEESSDLLKLEGLIAEQIPLLSLGLQLHKVRAPTELAPFHQRLEQCFMSMRTQVEAKYGKRTCDLQIESLTQTVTMRRPPISRGDNHCLSESNMNNSDYATHYRVSSLTRSQVATFKSLTSFNFNNSTPPSNAQSVNLSRNIAVGPDKLSHNTLLSFLRT; via the exons CCATCCATAATTTTGCACATCCAATCCCGTACGCAATATGCTTAACGGTCGGAGAGGTTGTACAAATAACTGCGGAATGTGCAGATTGGTATTACGGCCGCAGCAAGTTTAAGGGTACATGGggaatttttccaaaatcctACATACATATCCTGCAGAAATCTGCGAATACGGATAACTTAGTGCAGGAGATTACTAACGTCTTGCGAGAATGGGGGCATCATTGGAAACATTTGTATGTG ACACACTCCGAGCACTTCGAAACAATGCAGCAACAGATTCTGGATGCGATCGGATACAGAAGCAAGATTTTAAGCGGGACTTTAACGGTAGACGAGTTGAAGGACATGAAGAGATTGGCGACAGCAAAGATAGGCACTGGGAATCAACTGTTGGGCTTGGACATGGTGGTTCGAGACGAGCACGGAAATATTCTGAATCCCCTGGAGACAAGCACTATCCAATTGTATTACCATCACGAGACTGCTGCGGAAAGGATAAGAAAAGCGTGCAATGATACCAAGAAGAAGCCCTACAAGCCACAAGTACCTGTATATTCACATATCTTCTTCGTTAGTGTGAGaaattttgtatgtaaaatGGCAGAGGACGTAGAGCTGCTGTTGACTTTGTACGACGGCAGAGAGATGAAAGCTATCACGGAGAACTACGTGGTATCGTGGAGCAAAGAGGGACTCGCGAGGGACATTGATCAGCTGCACAATCTTAGAGTATTGTTCACGGATCTTGGTTCCAGAGATTTAATGAGGGACAAAGTTTATTTAGCCTGTTACGTAATTAGAATAGGCGGTATGGAAGCCAAAGAACCGGACCACCGTCGCTCGAGTGTTACACAAGCTAATCAAACCAAATCTAAGGGCGCGGAAAGTATGAGGCGACCGTTTGGTGTAGCCGCTATGGATATTACCTTATTCATTACCGGCAAGCTTGAAGGTGATGTTGAGCAACATCATTTTATACCTTTTATACA ATGTTGTGAGAAAGACAGTCTTGATGGCACATTACGTAGAATTATCGCGcagaaagaaacaaatatcCAGAAACACGTTAACGGCAATATTGCCAATGTCACAGGTGGACAAGGATTGTGGACTAGCTTAAAATTGCTGAGGGGCGATCCGAAACAA GTACGTGATGAAAATCCACATTTGGTGCTCGGTAATGTTGCCATCGCGCGTAAAATGGGATTCCCAGAAGTTATTTTGCCGGGTGACGTACGTAATGATTTGTATCTGACGTTAATTAGCGGTGAATTCAGCAAAGGCTCCAAATCTACGGACAAAAATGTAGAAGTAACG gtCAAAGTATGTAATGAACATGGTATAGCGATCCCCGGAGTTATGACATTAGGTGGCGGCGCGTCTCCAATTGACGAGTATCGTAGCGTAATTTATTATCACGAAGACAAGCCTAGATGGTGCGAAACATTTAAGATCGCCATACCTATAGAAGAATTTAAGCAGGCCCACTTAAAGTTTACATTTAAGCATCGCAGTTCTAACGAAGCGAAAGATAAGTCTGAAAAGCCATTTGCTTTAAGTTACGTTCGATTAATGCAACGCAACGGCACGACTCTACAAGACATACAACACGAATTGTTGGTTTACAAGTTAGAGCAGAAGAAATACGACGAGAGCGATATATCCTACTTTAAATTGCCATCCACTCGTGGAGAATTg GCTGAATTAAACATGGAGAAAAAGCCAAGTTTAGGATCGCTAACATTAAGCAGTAAGGATAGTTTTTTGATAGCGACCAATATTTGCTCAACTAAATTAACCCAGAATGTAGACTTATTAGGTTTACTTAATTGGGCATCGCACAATACGGACTTAAAAGAATCTTTAGCTGCTTTAATGAAAGTTGACGGGGAGGAAATAGTGAAGTTTCTGCAG GATGTTTTGGatgctttatttaatatcttaatgaGTAATTCAGACAGTGATGTTTACGATGACATGGTCTTTGAGTgccttttatatattatcggACTCGTATCCGATAGAAAGTACCAGCACTTCCAACCAgtattagatttatatatttctgagAGCTTCTCTGCAACTCTTgcatataagaaattaattgcgGTATTACGCAAGCGTATAGATAACGTCAACAACGGCGATGGACAGGAACGAGATTTATTGCTTAAGACAATGAAAAGTCTGCAATACTGCATGAGATTTATTGTCGAATCTCGTCTTTTATTTACTGa gttAAATCAGGATGAAGAAGAATTCTCACAAACCTTAACTGATCTATTACGGTCTATCGTTAATCTCATGAGTCATGAAACAGATGGTACTCTCTTGGTTCAAGGCGCCTGTCTCAAGTACCTACCAACGACGATACCTCATTTATTAAGAGTTTATAGCGGCAAGCAATTAAGCACAATTTTAACAGATTTACTCGTGACTCTACCAACGGGTAGATTaactaaacaaaaaatgatGACGGTAAATGACATCGTCCACAGTccgctttttttaaatgtggaCTGTAGAGCGATTTTATTACCAAGAATTACTATACTTGTGAGAGACTTATTGGAGTCCAAGGAGGAG GGTCTATCGAGTACGCCTGGAAAGAGCGTGGCGAAGGTAGCCAGGCTGCTCGGCGAAAATCGGCATCGGCTCAACCAACACCGCGGCTACTCCGAAGAG GTGGAATTATGCGTCAAGATATTGTCTGACATCCTGGAACTGACTTTTAGAAAAGACGTGGGTAGCACAGTTTCAGATGTCAAGGAGATAATGTTAACAGCCCTGCGTACTATTATACAGACAGTCATATCAATGGACAGAGAAAATCCCTTAGTTGGAAATTTAGTTTCAGTAATGTTGGCGATATTCAG aCAAATGACACAACTCCATTACGAGGTGTATATCAATCATTTTGGAACAAAAATCGATTTGCTTGACTTTCTTATGGAGATACTGTTAGTCTTTAAAGATCTGGTATCTAGAAGCGTATTTCCAGGGGACTGGTGTGAAATGATTATGCTccaaaataacattattttgaattctttACGGTATTTCTCGGCTACAATTagagattattttttcacCGAGTTTGAACATCAAGCATGGTCAAATTTCTTTCATTGCGCTATCGCATTCTTAACTCAACCTGCCCTACAATTGGAGACATTTACGTCAACGAAACGAAATCGAATTATTAAGCGTTATAAAGATATGCGCAG AGCAACTGTGTTTGAAATCAGATCTATGTGGTTCAACTTGGGCCAACACAAAATACTGTTTGTGCCCAGTTTAGTTGGTGCCATCCTCGAAATGGCATTAATACCTGATACCGAATTAAGAAAAGCTACTATACCTATTTTTTTCGACATGATGCAATGCGAGTACTACAGTTCACGTATAGTGGAAGGATATGGGGATACTAAGCGCGATCCTGCTCATATCAAAGCTAATTTTATGGAATATGAAAACGAAATGATTGCAAAATTGGATATTCTG GTCGAAGGAGGCAGAGGCGATGAACAGTTTCGTACACTTTGGACTGACGTTATGGGTTCTTTATGCGAGAAACATTCTACAATGCGAGAACAAGGCTTGCGTTTCGTAGACACTATAGCTAGACTCATGGAACGCTTATTGCAATATCGCGATATTATTCATGCAGAATCCCAAGAACATCGTATGCTTTGCACtgtaaatttattagaattctATTCTGAGATTAATAGAAAGGAAATGTATATCAg ATATGTGAATAAGCTGTGTGAATTACACCTAGAATGCGATAATTATACAGAAGCAGCTTATTCTTTAAAGCTCCACAGCCAATTATTAGCATGGAGTGATCAACCTTTGTCACCTTTGTTAATATCACACAG aTATCCGTTATGTCAAACACACCGTGAGTTGAAAGAAGCATTGTACAatgatattattgattattttgataaaggAAGAATGTGGGAATGCGCCCTTGCCGTTTGCAAGGAACTAGTCTCACAATATGAGGAAGAAACATTTGATTATTTGCAACTGTCCGTACTATTAAGACGGATGGCAAAGTTTTATGACTGTATAATAAAACAGTTAAGGCCTGAACCAGAATATTTCAGAGTCGCATATTACGGCAGAGGGCACCCTGCCTTCCTTCAAAACAAG GTATTTGTTTATCGAGGAAAGGAATACGAAAGACTTAGTGATTTTTGCACAAGAACACTGAATCAGTTACCGAATGCAGAGCAAATGAATAAGTTGTCTCCGCCCACCACAGAGATGCTAGAATCATATCATCAATATGTACAAATCAACAAGGTAGAGCCACTGATGGATGAAAAGAGGCATCGCCTAAGTGGTAAACCAGTTACTGCAGAAGCAGTTTTAAGGTGCGTATT ATATCATCGTGTGAACGATGTGCAGCGCTTTAGATTTTCAAGACCTGCTCCGAGAAAGGAAATCATTCCGACAAATAGCGAtaaggaaaaggaaataaatactAGCACCAACAATAGCAATGAGTTTGCCTCGTTATGGTTGGAAAGAACAGTACTTGTTACAAGCTACCCGTTGCCAGGAATACTTCGATGGTTCCCTGTGACGTCTAGCGAGACATATTTAGTCAGTCCCTTGAGGAATGCGATTGAAACTATGGAAGCTACAAACACAGCATTGAGGGATCTCATTATTGCCAACAG GAGTGATCCCAGTCTTCCATTAAATCCTTTGAGCATGAAATTAAATGGCATATTGGATCCTGCTGTTATGGGTGGAATCGATAACTATGAAAAGGCCTTCCTCAACGCAGAGTACAGAGATAGTCATCCGGAAGAGAGTTCGGATCTTCTCAAGTTAGAAGGGCTTATTGCAGAGCAAATCCCTCTACTCAGCCTAGGTCTACAGTTACATAAAGTACGAGCACCCACCGAATTGGCGCCGTTTCATCAACGTTTAGAGCAATGTTTCATGTCAATGCGTACTCAAGTAGAAGCTAAATATGGAAAAAGG ACCTGCGACTTGCAAATTGAAAGCCTAACGCAAACCGTAACAATGCGGAGACCACCAATTTCGAGAGGAGATAATCACTGCCTGTCCGAgtcaaatatgaataattcaGA CTATGCAACTCACTACAGGGTATCCTCACTTACAAGATCCCAAGTTGCAACGTTCAAGTCGCTTACATCGTTCAATTTTAACAACAGCACACCTCCAAGTAATGCTCAAAGCGTCAATTTGTCAAG GAATATTGCTGTTGGACCTGATAAACTCTCACATAATACCTTATTATCCTTTCTTCGCACATAG
- the Mbc gene encoding dedicator of cytokinesis protein 1 isoform X10, translating into MTMTWKRIEEHSGIAIHNFAHPIPYAICLTVGEVVQITAECADWYYGRSKFKGTWGIFPKSYIHILQKSANTDNLVQEITNVLREWGHHWKHLYVTHSEHFETMQQQILDAIGYRSKILSGTLTVDELKDMKRLATAKIGTGNQLLGLDMVVRDEHGNILNPLETSTIQLYYHHETAAERIRKACNDTKKKPYKPQVPVYSHIFFVSVRNFVCKMAEDVELLLTLYDGREMKAITENYVVSWSKEGLARDIDQLHNLRVLFTDLGSRDLMRDKVYLACYVIRIGGMEAKEPDHRRSSVTQANQTKSKGAESMRRPFGVAAMDITLFITGKLEGDVEQHHFIPFIQCCEKDSLDGTLRRIIAQKETNIQKHVNGNIANVTGGQGLWTSLKLLRGDPKQVRDENPHLVLGNVAIARKMGFPEVILPGDVRNDLYLTLISGEFSKGSKSTDKNVEVTVKVCNEHGIAIPGVMTLGGGASPIDEYRSVIYYHEDKPRWCETFKIAIPIEEFKQAHLKFTFKHRSSNEAKDKSEKPFALSYVRLMQRNGTTLQDIQHELLVYKLEQKKYDESDISYFKLPSTRGELAELNMEKKPSLGSLTLSSKDSFLIATNICSTKLTQNVDLLGLLNWASHNTDLKESLAALMKVDGEEIVKFLQDVLDALFNILMSNSDSDVYDDMVFECLLYIIGLVSDRKYQHFQPVLDLYISESFSATLAYKKLIAVLRKRIDNVNNGDGQERDLLLKTMKSLQYCMRFIVESRLLFTELNQDEEEFSQTLTDLLRSIVNLMSHETDGTLLVQGACLKYLPTTIPHLLRVYSGKQLSTILTDLLVTLPTGRLTKQKMMTVNDIVHSPLFLNVDCRAILLPRITILVRDLLESKEEGLSSTPGKSVAKVARLLGENRHRLNQHRGYSEEVELCVKILSDILELTFRKDVGSTVSDVKEIMLTALRTIIQTVISMDRENPLVGNLVSVMLAIFRQMTQLHYEVYINHFGTKIDLLDFLMEILLVFKDLVSRSVFPGDWCEMIMLQNNIILNSLRYFSATIRDYFFTEFEHQAWSNFFHCAIAFLTQPALQLETFTSTKRNRIIKRYKDMRRATVFEIRSMWFNLGQHKILFVPSLVGAILEMALIPDTELRKATIPIFFDMMQCEYYSSRIVEGYGDTKRDPAHIKANFMEYENEMIAKLDILVEGGRGDEQFRTLWTDVMGSLCEKHSTMREQGLRFVDTIARLMERLLQYRDIIHAESQEHRMLCTVNLLEFYSEINRKEMYIRYVNKLCELHLECDNYTEAAYSLKLHSQLLAWSDQPLSPLLISHRYPLCQTHRELKEALYNDIIDYFDKGRMWECALAVCKELVSQYEEETFDYLQLSVLLRRMAKFYDCIIKQLRPEPEYFRVAYYGRGHPAFLQNKVFVYRGKEYERLSDFCTRTLNQLPNAEQMNKLSPPTTEMLESYHQYVQINKVEPLMDEKRHRLSGKPVTAEAVLRCVLYHRVNDVQRFRFSRPAPRKEIIPTNSDKEKEINTSTNNSNEFASLWLERTVLVTSYPLPGILRWFPVTSSETYLVSPLRNAIETMEATNTALRDLIIANRSDPSLPLNPLSMKLNGILDPAVMGGIDNYEKAFLNAEYRDSHPEESSDLLKLEGLIAEQIPLLSLGLQLHKVRAPTELAPFHQRLEQCFMSMRTQVEAKYGKRTCDLQIESLTQTVTMRRPPISRGDNHCLSESNMNNSEVSSLTRSQVATFKSLTSFNFNNSTPPSNAQSVNLSRNIAVGPDKLSHNTLLSFLRT; encoded by the exons CCATCCATAATTTTGCACATCCAATCCCGTACGCAATATGCTTAACGGTCGGAGAGGTTGTACAAATAACTGCGGAATGTGCAGATTGGTATTACGGCCGCAGCAAGTTTAAGGGTACATGGggaatttttccaaaatcctACATACATATCCTGCAGAAATCTGCGAATACGGATAACTTAGTGCAGGAGATTACTAACGTCTTGCGAGAATGGGGGCATCATTGGAAACATTTGTATGTG ACACACTCCGAGCACTTCGAAACAATGCAGCAACAGATTCTGGATGCGATCGGATACAGAAGCAAGATTTTAAGCGGGACTTTAACGGTAGACGAGTTGAAGGACATGAAGAGATTGGCGACAGCAAAGATAGGCACTGGGAATCAACTGTTGGGCTTGGACATGGTGGTTCGAGACGAGCACGGAAATATTCTGAATCCCCTGGAGACAAGCACTATCCAATTGTATTACCATCACGAGACTGCTGCGGAAAGGATAAGAAAAGCGTGCAATGATACCAAGAAGAAGCCCTACAAGCCACAAGTACCTGTATATTCACATATCTTCTTCGTTAGTGTGAGaaattttgtatgtaaaatGGCAGAGGACGTAGAGCTGCTGTTGACTTTGTACGACGGCAGAGAGATGAAAGCTATCACGGAGAACTACGTGGTATCGTGGAGCAAAGAGGGACTCGCGAGGGACATTGATCAGCTGCACAATCTTAGAGTATTGTTCACGGATCTTGGTTCCAGAGATTTAATGAGGGACAAAGTTTATTTAGCCTGTTACGTAATTAGAATAGGCGGTATGGAAGCCAAAGAACCGGACCACCGTCGCTCGAGTGTTACACAAGCTAATCAAACCAAATCTAAGGGCGCGGAAAGTATGAGGCGACCGTTTGGTGTAGCCGCTATGGATATTACCTTATTCATTACCGGCAAGCTTGAAGGTGATGTTGAGCAACATCATTTTATACCTTTTATACA ATGTTGTGAGAAAGACAGTCTTGATGGCACATTACGTAGAATTATCGCGcagaaagaaacaaatatcCAGAAACACGTTAACGGCAATATTGCCAATGTCACAGGTGGACAAGGATTGTGGACTAGCTTAAAATTGCTGAGGGGCGATCCGAAACAA GTACGTGATGAAAATCCACATTTGGTGCTCGGTAATGTTGCCATCGCGCGTAAAATGGGATTCCCAGAAGTTATTTTGCCGGGTGACGTACGTAATGATTTGTATCTGACGTTAATTAGCGGTGAATTCAGCAAAGGCTCCAAATCTACGGACAAAAATGTAGAAGTAACG gtCAAAGTATGTAATGAACATGGTATAGCGATCCCCGGAGTTATGACATTAGGTGGCGGCGCGTCTCCAATTGACGAGTATCGTAGCGTAATTTATTATCACGAAGACAAGCCTAGATGGTGCGAAACATTTAAGATCGCCATACCTATAGAAGAATTTAAGCAGGCCCACTTAAAGTTTACATTTAAGCATCGCAGTTCTAACGAAGCGAAAGATAAGTCTGAAAAGCCATTTGCTTTAAGTTACGTTCGATTAATGCAACGCAACGGCACGACTCTACAAGACATACAACACGAATTGTTGGTTTACAAGTTAGAGCAGAAGAAATACGACGAGAGCGATATATCCTACTTTAAATTGCCATCCACTCGTGGAGAATTg GCTGAATTAAACATGGAGAAAAAGCCAAGTTTAGGATCGCTAACATTAAGCAGTAAGGATAGTTTTTTGATAGCGACCAATATTTGCTCAACTAAATTAACCCAGAATGTAGACTTATTAGGTTTACTTAATTGGGCATCGCACAATACGGACTTAAAAGAATCTTTAGCTGCTTTAATGAAAGTTGACGGGGAGGAAATAGTGAAGTTTCTGCAG GATGTTTTGGatgctttatttaatatcttaatgaGTAATTCAGACAGTGATGTTTACGATGACATGGTCTTTGAGTgccttttatatattatcggACTCGTATCCGATAGAAAGTACCAGCACTTCCAACCAgtattagatttatatatttctgagAGCTTCTCTGCAACTCTTgcatataagaaattaattgcgGTATTACGCAAGCGTATAGATAACGTCAACAACGGCGATGGACAGGAACGAGATTTATTGCTTAAGACAATGAAAAGTCTGCAATACTGCATGAGATTTATTGTCGAATCTCGTCTTTTATTTACTGa gttAAATCAGGATGAAGAAGAATTCTCACAAACCTTAACTGATCTATTACGGTCTATCGTTAATCTCATGAGTCATGAAACAGATGGTACTCTCTTGGTTCAAGGCGCCTGTCTCAAGTACCTACCAACGACGATACCTCATTTATTAAGAGTTTATAGCGGCAAGCAATTAAGCACAATTTTAACAGATTTACTCGTGACTCTACCAACGGGTAGATTaactaaacaaaaaatgatGACGGTAAATGACATCGTCCACAGTccgctttttttaaatgtggaCTGTAGAGCGATTTTATTACCAAGAATTACTATACTTGTGAGAGACTTATTGGAGTCCAAGGAGGAG GGTCTATCGAGTACGCCTGGAAAGAGCGTGGCGAAGGTAGCCAGGCTGCTCGGCGAAAATCGGCATCGGCTCAACCAACACCGCGGCTACTCCGAAGAG GTGGAATTATGCGTCAAGATATTGTCTGACATCCTGGAACTGACTTTTAGAAAAGACGTGGGTAGCACAGTTTCAGATGTCAAGGAGATAATGTTAACAGCCCTGCGTACTATTATACAGACAGTCATATCAATGGACAGAGAAAATCCCTTAGTTGGAAATTTAGTTTCAGTAATGTTGGCGATATTCAG aCAAATGACACAACTCCATTACGAGGTGTATATCAATCATTTTGGAACAAAAATCGATTTGCTTGACTTTCTTATGGAGATACTGTTAGTCTTTAAAGATCTGGTATCTAGAAGCGTATTTCCAGGGGACTGGTGTGAAATGATTATGCTccaaaataacattattttgaattctttACGGTATTTCTCGGCTACAATTagagattattttttcacCGAGTTTGAACATCAAGCATGGTCAAATTTCTTTCATTGCGCTATCGCATTCTTAACTCAACCTGCCCTACAATTGGAGACATTTACGTCAACGAAACGAAATCGAATTATTAAGCGTTATAAAGATATGCGCAG AGCAACTGTGTTTGAAATCAGATCTATGTGGTTCAACTTGGGCCAACACAAAATACTGTTTGTGCCCAGTTTAGTTGGTGCCATCCTCGAAATGGCATTAATACCTGATACCGAATTAAGAAAAGCTACTATACCTATTTTTTTCGACATGATGCAATGCGAGTACTACAGTTCACGTATAGTGGAAGGATATGGGGATACTAAGCGCGATCCTGCTCATATCAAAGCTAATTTTATGGAATATGAAAACGAAATGATTGCAAAATTGGATATTCTG GTCGAAGGAGGCAGAGGCGATGAACAGTTTCGTACACTTTGGACTGACGTTATGGGTTCTTTATGCGAGAAACATTCTACAATGCGAGAACAAGGCTTGCGTTTCGTAGACACTATAGCTAGACTCATGGAACGCTTATTGCAATATCGCGATATTATTCATGCAGAATCCCAAGAACATCGTATGCTTTGCACtgtaaatttattagaattctATTCTGAGATTAATAGAAAGGAAATGTATATCAg ATATGTGAATAAGCTGTGTGAATTACACCTAGAATGCGATAATTATACAGAAGCAGCTTATTCTTTAAAGCTCCACAGCCAATTATTAGCATGGAGTGATCAACCTTTGTCACCTTTGTTAATATCACACAG aTATCCGTTATGTCAAACACACCGTGAGTTGAAAGAAGCATTGTACAatgatattattgattattttgataaaggAAGAATGTGGGAATGCGCCCTTGCCGTTTGCAAGGAACTAGTCTCACAATATGAGGAAGAAACATTTGATTATTTGCAACTGTCCGTACTATTAAGACGGATGGCAAAGTTTTATGACTGTATAATAAAACAGTTAAGGCCTGAACCAGAATATTTCAGAGTCGCATATTACGGCAGAGGGCACCCTGCCTTCCTTCAAAACAAG GTATTTGTTTATCGAGGAAAGGAATACGAAAGACTTAGTGATTTTTGCACAAGAACACTGAATCAGTTACCGAATGCAGAGCAAATGAATAAGTTGTCTCCGCCCACCACAGAGATGCTAGAATCATATCATCAATATGTACAAATCAACAAGGTAGAGCCACTGATGGATGAAAAGAGGCATCGCCTAAGTGGTAAACCAGTTACTGCAGAAGCAGTTTTAAGGTGCGTATT ATATCATCGTGTGAACGATGTGCAGCGCTTTAGATTTTCAAGACCTGCTCCGAGAAAGGAAATCATTCCGACAAATAGCGAtaaggaaaaggaaataaatactAGCACCAACAATAGCAATGAGTTTGCCTCGTTATGGTTGGAAAGAACAGTACTTGTTACAAGCTACCCGTTGCCAGGAATACTTCGATGGTTCCCTGTGACGTCTAGCGAGACATATTTAGTCAGTCCCTTGAGGAATGCGATTGAAACTATGGAAGCTACAAACACAGCATTGAGGGATCTCATTATTGCCAACAG GAGTGATCCCAGTCTTCCATTAAATCCTTTGAGCATGAAATTAAATGGCATATTGGATCCTGCTGTTATGGGTGGAATCGATAACTATGAAAAGGCCTTCCTCAACGCAGAGTACAGAGATAGTCATCCGGAAGAGAGTTCGGATCTTCTCAAGTTAGAAGGGCTTATTGCAGAGCAAATCCCTCTACTCAGCCTAGGTCTACAGTTACATAAAGTACGAGCACCCACCGAATTGGCGCCGTTTCATCAACGTTTAGAGCAATGTTTCATGTCAATGCGTACTCAAGTAGAAGCTAAATATGGAAAAAGG ACCTGCGACTTGCAAATTGAAAGCCTAACGCAAACCGTAACAATGCGGAGACCACCAATTTCGAGAGGAGATAATCACTGCCTGTCCGAgtcaaatatgaataattcaGA GGTATCCTCACTTACAAGATCCCAAGTTGCAACGTTCAAGTCGCTTACATCGTTCAATTTTAACAACAGCACACCTCCAAGTAATGCTCAAAGCGTCAATTTGTCAAG GAATATTGCTGTTGGACCTGATAAACTCTCACATAATACCTTATTATCCTTTCTTCGCACATAG